A window of the Rhizobium brockwellii genome harbors these coding sequences:
- a CDS encoding GMC oxidoreductase, producing the protein MSSSPDIVIIGSGVGGATVAAGLAATGAQILILEAGDHIADLPVNRDQRAIFQRGHFRPKETWYEANGKGFNPGNYYNVGGNSKFYGAVLSRYRSQDFAVIEHREGVSPAWPFPYEVLEPWYCQAERMYQVRGSLGEDPTEPHHSAAYEYPPVPDEAPIADIRARLKQKGLHPFSLPLGLDLDAWLSKARTPWDAHPNARDGKIDAETAALAVALKHENVRLETNARVTRLDTGAGSRIDRVTYIKNGQTVTVSPEIVILSAGAVQSSVLLLRSKNDRFPKGLANSSDQVGRNFMNHNASAVIGVSPRFRNTSIYQKTFAFNDFYLSDGEGGPPLGNVQLLGRISEKVLKGSLPQAPEWLLRFITGHAIDFYAMSEDVPNPESRVMVDGDRIILQWQRTNWDAHLALVARLKAILKSIGFPIVLSRPFDKRTPSHQCGTIRIGNDPATAPLNAYCRSYDHENLFVVDASFLPTSAAVNPALTVAAQALRVADHIASKDFAGMTQALAVARPDATGQ; encoded by the coding sequence ATGAGCAGTTCACCTGACATCGTCATCATCGGTTCAGGAGTCGGCGGCGCCACGGTCGCAGCCGGCCTGGCTGCGACCGGTGCGCAGATATTGATCCTCGAAGCCGGCGACCATATCGCCGACCTTCCTGTTAACCGCGACCAACGCGCGATCTTCCAGCGGGGACATTTTCGACCGAAGGAAACCTGGTACGAGGCGAACGGCAAGGGATTCAATCCCGGCAATTACTACAATGTCGGCGGGAATTCGAAGTTCTATGGCGCAGTATTGTCTCGCTATCGCAGCCAAGATTTCGCAGTCATCGAACACCGCGAGGGTGTTTCGCCGGCCTGGCCGTTTCCGTATGAGGTGCTGGAGCCGTGGTATTGCCAGGCCGAACGCATGTACCAGGTCCGCGGCAGTCTCGGCGAAGATCCCACGGAACCGCACCACTCGGCGGCCTACGAGTACCCGCCCGTCCCGGACGAGGCGCCGATTGCCGATATCAGGGCGCGCCTCAAGCAGAAAGGCCTGCATCCGTTTTCCCTGCCGCTCGGCCTCGATCTTGACGCCTGGCTTTCCAAAGCACGCACACCATGGGATGCGCATCCAAACGCCCGCGACGGCAAGATCGACGCCGAGACCGCAGCCCTCGCAGTGGCGCTGAAACACGAGAATGTGCGGCTCGAAACCAACGCGCGTGTGACGAGGCTCGACACGGGAGCGGGGAGCCGGATCGACCGGGTGACCTACATCAAGAACGGGCAGACGGTGACTGTTTCGCCTGAGATCGTGATCCTCTCCGCCGGGGCGGTGCAGTCGTCCGTGCTTTTGCTGCGCTCGAAAAACGACCGCTTCCCAAAGGGTCTGGCGAACTCTTCCGACCAGGTGGGCCGCAACTTCATGAATCACAATGCGTCCGCCGTCATCGGGGTCTCACCGCGGTTCAGGAATACCTCCATCTACCAGAAGACGTTTGCCTTCAACGACTTCTATCTCTCCGACGGGGAGGGCGGACCGCCCCTCGGCAACGTGCAGCTCCTGGGCCGCATCTCTGAAAAGGTTCTCAAGGGCTCTCTGCCGCAGGCTCCGGAATGGCTTTTGCGCTTCATCACCGGCCATGCCATCGACTTCTATGCGATGAGCGAGGACGTTCCAAACCCTGAAAGCCGCGTCATGGTGGACGGAGATCGGATTATTCTCCAATGGCAGCGAACCAACTGGGATGCTCATCTCGCCCTTGTCGCCAGGCTGAAGGCGATCCTGAAGTCGATCGGATTTCCGATCGTGCTGTCGAGACCCTTCGACAAGCGCACGCCTTCCCATCAATGCGGAACGATCCGCATCGGAAACGATCCCGCGACGGCGCCGCTGAACGCGTACTGCCGTTCGTATGATCACGAAAACCTCTTCGTCGTCGACGCCAGTTTCCTCCCCACCTCGGCCGCGGTGAACCCCGCGCTCACTGTCGCCGCCCAGGCGCTGAGAGTGGCAGATCACATCGCGTCGAAGGACTTTGCAGGCATGACACAGGCGCTGGCGGTCGCCAGGCCGGATGCAACAGGACAATAA
- a CDS encoding GMC family oxidoreductase, which produces MGFDYIITGAGPAGCVLASRLSEDPDVSVLLLEAGGGDWNPLFHMPAGFAKMTKGVASWGWETVPQKHMKGRVLRYTQAKVIGGGSSINAQLYTRGNAADYDLWAREDGCEGWDYRSILPYFKRAEDNQRFADDYHSYGGPLGVSMPAAPLPICDAYIRAGQELGIPYNHDFNGRQQAGVGFYQLTQRNRRRSSASLAYLSPIKNRKNLTVRTGARVARIIVEGGRATGVEIVTSRGSEIVRAEREVLVSSGAIGSPKLLLQSGIGPADHLRSAGVKVLHDLPGVGGNLQDHLDLFVIAECTGDHTYDGVAKFHRTLWAGVQYVLFRTGPVASSLFETGGFWYADPEARSPDIQFHLGLGSGIEAGVERLKNAGVTLNSAYLHPRSRGTVRLSSSDPAAAPLIDPNYWSDPHDRTMSLEGLKIAREIMQQAALKPYVMAERLPGPKVMTDEQLFDYGCANAKTDHHPVGTCKMGTGPDAVVGLDLKVHGLEGLRVCDSSVMPRVPSCNTNAPTIMVGEKGSDLIRGLPALSPTIFTYERNDARPRSRAEIR; this is translated from the coding sequence ATGGGATTCGATTACATCATCACTGGCGCCGGTCCGGCAGGATGCGTTCTTGCGAGCCGGCTGAGCGAAGATCCCGATGTCAGCGTCCTCCTGCTCGAAGCGGGCGGAGGCGACTGGAATCCGCTCTTTCACATGCCGGCAGGCTTCGCCAAGATGACCAAAGGCGTCGCCAGCTGGGGATGGGAAACTGTTCCCCAGAAGCACATGAAAGGCCGGGTGCTTCGTTATACCCAGGCGAAAGTCATCGGCGGTGGCTCGTCCATCAATGCCCAGCTCTATACACGCGGAAACGCGGCGGATTATGACCTCTGGGCTCGTGAAGACGGTTGCGAGGGCTGGGACTATCGTTCGATCCTTCCCTATTTCAAACGCGCGGAGGACAATCAGCGCTTCGCCGACGACTATCACTCCTATGGCGGTCCGCTCGGCGTCTCGATGCCGGCAGCACCGCTGCCGATCTGCGACGCCTATATCCGTGCAGGGCAGGAGCTTGGCATTCCCTATAATCACGACTTCAACGGACGCCAGCAGGCCGGAGTGGGATTTTATCAGCTGACGCAGCGCAACCGCCGCCGGTCGTCGGCTTCGCTCGCCTATCTCTCGCCGATCAAGAACCGCAAGAACCTGACGGTCCGGACAGGCGCGCGCGTCGCGCGTATTATCGTGGAGGGAGGCCGTGCGACAGGCGTCGAGATCGTGACCTCGCGCGGCTCGGAGATCGTGCGCGCCGAACGCGAGGTATTGGTTTCGTCGGGCGCAATCGGATCGCCGAAGCTGCTTTTGCAGTCCGGCATAGGACCGGCCGATCATCTGCGGTCGGCGGGCGTCAAGGTGCTCCACGATCTGCCGGGTGTCGGCGGCAACCTCCAGGATCACCTGGATCTTTTCGTCATTGCCGAATGCACAGGCGATCACACTTATGACGGCGTCGCAAAATTCCACCGGACACTTTGGGCCGGGGTCCAATACGTGCTGTTCCGGACCGGTCCGGTTGCCTCGTCGCTCTTCGAGACCGGCGGCTTTTGGTATGCCGATCCTGAAGCCCGTTCTCCTGATATCCAGTTCCACCTCGGCCTGGGTTCGGGCATCGAAGCGGGTGTCGAGCGGCTCAAGAATGCCGGCGTGACCCTTAACTCCGCCTATCTGCATCCGCGGTCGCGCGGGACAGTCCGTCTGTCATCCTCGGACCCGGCTGCCGCTCCATTGATCGACCCCAACTACTGGTCCGATCCGCACGACAGGACGATGTCCCTGGAAGGGCTGAAGATCGCACGCGAGATCATGCAGCAGGCGGCGCTGAAGCCCTATGTCATGGCCGAAAGGCTTCCCGGACCGAAGGTGATGACCGACGAGCAGCTTTTCGACTATGGCTGCGCCAACGCAAAGACCGACCATCATCCGGTTGGCACCTGCAAGATGGGAACGGGACCCGATGCGGTTGTCGGGCTTGATCTCAAGGTCCATGGCCTGGAAGGCCTCAGGGTCTGCGATTCATCCGTCATGCCGCGCGTGCCGTCATGCAACACCAACGCGCCGACGATCATGGTCGGCGAAAAGGGATCGGACCTCATCCGGGGCTTGCCTGCACTTTCCCCCACCATCTTCACCTACGAACGCAACGATGCGAGGCCTCGGTCCCGCGCCGAAATCCGGTAA
- a CDS encoding carbohydrate ABC transporter permease: protein MSSVTSPTATSQNSNNTRWIGRTVIYGLLLVFAVLYLMPLFVMLTTSFKTMDEIQNGNMLALPQSPTLDPWIKAWGETCVGLTCAGIKGYFWNSIKMVVPAVAISTIMGALNGYVLTKWRFPGHTLVFGLMLFACFIPFQSVLLPMATILGSLGRFGMTLQNATGWNFGFGNPTVNLVFVHVVYGLGFTTLFFRNFYEAFPTELVRAAQVDGASFFQIFRRIMLPNSLPIIVVTVIYQFTNIWNDFLFASAYAGTGDTMPMTVALNNVVNTSTGVVEYNVNMAAAMIAAVPTLIVYILAGRYFVRGLMAGAVKG from the coding sequence ATGAGCAGCGTGACCTCTCCGACAGCAACCTCGCAAAACAGCAACAATACCCGCTGGATCGGCCGCACCGTCATCTACGGCCTGCTGCTGGTCTTTGCCGTCCTCTATCTGATGCCGCTCTTCGTCATGCTGACGACCTCGTTCAAGACCATGGACGAGATCCAGAACGGCAACATGCTGGCGCTGCCGCAATCGCCGACCTTAGACCCCTGGATCAAGGCCTGGGGCGAGACCTGCGTCGGGCTGACCTGCGCCGGCATCAAGGGTTATTTCTGGAACTCGATCAAGATGGTCGTGCCGGCTGTGGCGATCTCCACCATCATGGGCGCGCTCAACGGCTATGTCCTGACCAAATGGCGTTTCCCGGGCCACACGCTGGTGTTCGGGCTGATGCTGTTTGCCTGCTTCATCCCGTTCCAGTCGGTGCTGTTGCCGATGGCAACGATCCTCGGCAGCCTCGGCCGCTTCGGCATGACGTTGCAGAATGCCACGGGCTGGAACTTCGGCTTCGGCAATCCGACCGTCAATCTGGTCTTCGTCCATGTCGTCTATGGCCTCGGCTTCACGACGCTGTTCTTCCGCAATTTCTACGAGGCCTTTCCGACCGAACTGGTCAGAGCCGCCCAGGTCGATGGCGCCAGCTTCTTCCAGATCTTCCGCCGCATCATGCTGCCGAACTCGCTGCCGATCATCGTCGTCACCGTCATCTACCAGTTCACCAATATCTGGAACGACTTCCTGTTTGCCTCGGCCTATGCCGGCACCGGTGACACCATGCCGATGACGGTGGCGCTGAACAATGTCGTCAACACCTCGACCGGCGTCGTCGAATACAATGTCAACATGGCGGCTGCGATGATCGCAGCCGTGCCGACGCTCATCGTCTATATCCTCGCCGGCCGCTACTTCGTGCGCGGTCTGATGGCGGGCGCTGTCAAAGGGTAA
- a CDS encoding Gfo/Idh/MocA family protein: MSEVRVAVLGASGWMGKVHTMAYQTFPHFFGVSDGTARIVALVEGPSKAAADLSHRAQGARILQDWNLAVADPGVDLIDICLPDHLHYQVAKAALLAGKHVYCEKPLANTAAEARELADIARAKGVITRVGHAFPRNPVHDLAKDIIESGEIGEIKLFRGCQHVDMYGDPNAPFMWRADGKLAPTGIVGDTGSHIFSFMDFLVGRVSSLIADNLIVTPRRPVVEGLAYGEQVKLSGNETWADITNPDATNLLCRFENGAGGIVDFSRVATGRKFMQTYEIYGTKGSIAYTYDEINRLRFYSNDDRTGRRGFREIDVGPENPTFRAFLPLPNFGLGYNESKIIEVAEVIRSIVANRPMWPTFDTGHHICQIVDACMESSRQKRWVDIPLG; encoded by the coding sequence ATGTCTGAAGTCAGAGTTGCAGTGCTTGGCGCCTCGGGCTGGATGGGAAAGGTCCACACCATGGCCTACCAGACCTTTCCGCATTTCTTCGGAGTGTCGGACGGAACGGCGCGGATCGTGGCACTCGTCGAAGGTCCCTCGAAGGCAGCCGCGGATCTTTCCCACAGGGCGCAGGGTGCAAGAATTCTTCAGGATTGGAATCTCGCGGTCGCGGATCCGGGTGTCGATCTGATCGATATCTGCCTGCCTGACCACCTTCATTACCAAGTAGCCAAGGCGGCCTTGCTGGCCGGCAAACATGTCTATTGCGAGAAGCCGTTGGCAAATACCGCCGCCGAGGCGCGGGAACTGGCCGACATCGCCCGGGCGAAGGGTGTCATTACCCGCGTTGGACACGCCTTTCCTCGCAATCCCGTCCATGATCTGGCGAAAGACATTATCGAATCCGGCGAAATCGGCGAGATCAAGCTGTTCCGCGGCTGCCAGCACGTCGACATGTATGGCGATCCGAACGCGCCCTTCATGTGGCGCGCCGACGGAAAGCTTGCGCCGACCGGGATCGTCGGTGATACCGGCTCGCATATCTTCAGCTTCATGGATTTCCTGGTCGGCCGCGTCAGTTCCCTGATCGCCGACAATCTCATTGTGACGCCGCGCCGGCCTGTCGTTGAGGGCCTTGCCTATGGCGAGCAGGTGAAACTGTCAGGCAATGAGACCTGGGCTGATATCACCAATCCTGATGCAACCAATCTGCTGTGCCGGTTCGAGAACGGTGCCGGCGGTATCGTCGATTTCAGCCGTGTCGCGACCGGTCGCAAGTTCATGCAGACCTACGAAATCTATGGAACGAAAGGCAGCATCGCCTATACCTATGACGAGATAAACCGGCTGCGCTTCTATTCCAACGACGACCGGACGGGACGGCGCGGCTTTCGCGAGATCGACGTGGGTCCGGAGAACCCCACCTTCAGGGCTTTCCTTCCTCTGCCGAATTTCGGCCTGGGCTACAATGAAAGCAAGATCATCGAGGTGGCCGAAGTGATCCGCTCGATCGTTGCAAACAGGCCGATGTGGCCGACATTCGATACCGGCCATCACATCTGCCAGATTGTCGACGCATGCATGGAGTCCTCCCGGCAAAAGCGCTGGGTCGACATCCCGCTGGGCTGA
- a CDS encoding carbohydrate ABC transporter permease — protein sequence MSTVATTDPVLTPRQSTGISLRGRLQDALPKIVLAPSFVITIIFVYGFIVWTAYLSFTNSKTFPSYALTGPRAYQRLWRWTFESDPPSSWYTSITNMAIFGFLYIGICLALGLFLAILLDQKIRGESVLRPIFLYPMALSFIVTGVAWKWFLDPGLGLEQTLHHFGWTSFHFDWIKNKDFVIYTVVIAGVWQASGFVMAMFLAGLRGIDGEIMKAAQIDGASSFQLYRRIVIPLLRPIFLSAFIVLAHMAIKSYDLVVALTSGGPGGSAWLPSNFMYEYTFKRNEMAVGSASAIIMLMTISAIIVPYLYSELKEKAR from the coding sequence ATGAGCACCGTTGCGACCACCGATCCGGTTCTGACGCCGAGGCAATCGACGGGGATCTCGTTGAGGGGCCGGCTGCAGGATGCGCTGCCGAAGATCGTGCTGGCGCCGAGCTTCGTCATCACCATCATCTTCGTCTACGGCTTCATCGTCTGGACGGCCTATCTGTCGTTCACCAATTCCAAGACCTTTCCCTCCTATGCGCTGACGGGGCCACGCGCCTATCAGCGGCTGTGGCGCTGGACCTTCGAGAGCGATCCGCCGTCTTCCTGGTACACCTCGATCACCAACATGGCGATCTTCGGCTTCCTCTATATCGGCATCTGCCTGGCGCTCGGCCTGTTCCTCGCCATCCTGCTCGACCAGAAGATCCGCGGCGAGAGCGTGTTGCGGCCGATCTTCCTCTATCCGATGGCGCTGTCCTTCATCGTCACAGGCGTTGCCTGGAAATGGTTCCTCGATCCCGGCCTCGGGCTGGAACAGACGCTGCACCACTTTGGCTGGACAAGCTTCCACTTCGACTGGATCAAGAACAAGGACTTTGTCATCTACACCGTCGTCATCGCCGGTGTCTGGCAGGCGTCCGGCTTCGTCATGGCGATGTTCCTGGCGGGCCTGCGCGGCATCGACGGCGAGATCATGAAGGCCGCCCAGATCGACGGCGCCTCGTCCTTCCAGCTCTATCGGCGCATCGTCATCCCGCTGCTGCGGCCGATCTTTCTGTCCGCCTTCATCGTGCTCGCCCATATGGCGATCAAGTCCTATGACCTGGTGGTGGCGCTGACCTCGGGCGGCCCCGGCGGATCGGCCTGGCTGCCGTCCAACTTCATGTATGAATACACCTTCAAGCGCAACGAGATGGCCGTCGGTTCGGCCAGCGCCATCATCATGCTGATGACGATCTCGGCGATCATCGTTCCCTATCTCTATTCCGAACTGAAGGAGAAGGCGCGATGA
- a CDS encoding FAD-dependent oxidoreductase, translated as MTIDVPQEILDALTDVDMPRLPTEPAPSDVVRLAGVEAPIYRAGCVVVGSGAAGLRAAVEMKRRGDDVVIISQSAWGGTSACSGSDKQTLHTANTADQGDNYKAMARAIRSGGAMDEDTAYVEAVGSSRMMASLQFLGLPLPQDPLGGTLRYQTDHDEVGRATSCGPRTSRLMVKVLAEEAIRLGVPFYNQTTAVKILTKDDGADRHVVGIVAMRASNRTEENPLGIALFVSGVIVLAAGGPGELYRDSVYPNGCFGSLGLALEAGVDLVNLTESQFGIGTRREGFPWNLSGTYVQAIPHIYSLDSEGAEHHFLAEYYRSTQELASNVFRKGYQWPFHATRMLDFGSSLVDLAISRETAAGRRVFMDFNRNPLSVPGDLPFSLERLDEDVRAYLGKAGADQDMPIDRLKHMNPLAIELYRRYKIDIAEEPLEFAVNNQHMNGGIMVDTWGRSNLGGCYAVGEAAGTHGVTRPGGAALNAGQVFGTRAAEHISASGRAKRSAVEDRADIAEAGIADLLAALRTESQLTVKSIRSQVQARMSEKAGIICDQDSVGRALIEARKLNAEIRENGVAYGRAAEAVRGVQWRHMALASEAVLNALDFFIRHGGGSRGARAICDTEGESLPLANAGPLQDYRFRKEREAHQQEQIVVRLDRDEIRLSTRANRILDENARSFFERDWPAWLTGRIYDLGADE; from the coding sequence ATGACCATAGACGTTCCGCAGGAAATTCTTGACGCACTGACCGATGTCGACATGCCGCGGCTCCCAACCGAGCCCGCCCCTTCGGACGTGGTCCGGCTCGCCGGCGTCGAGGCGCCGATCTATCGAGCCGGTTGCGTCGTCGTCGGATCCGGCGCGGCAGGTCTGCGTGCCGCGGTGGAAATGAAGCGGCGCGGCGACGACGTCGTCATTATCAGCCAAAGCGCATGGGGTGGAACCTCGGCCTGTTCGGGATCCGACAAGCAGACCCTTCACACGGCAAATACGGCGGATCAGGGCGACAATTACAAGGCAATGGCCCGAGCCATCCGCAGCGGCGGCGCAATGGACGAGGACACGGCCTATGTCGAGGCTGTGGGCTCGTCCCGGATGATGGCGTCGCTCCAGTTCCTGGGCCTGCCGCTGCCTCAGGATCCGCTTGGCGGGACGCTCAGATATCAGACCGATCATGACGAGGTCGGTCGCGCCACCAGCTGCGGCCCGCGCACCTCGCGCCTGATGGTCAAGGTGCTGGCCGAGGAGGCGATCCGGCTCGGAGTGCCGTTCTATAACCAGACCACCGCGGTAAAGATCCTCACCAAGGACGATGGTGCTGACCGCCACGTGGTCGGGATAGTCGCCATGCGCGCCAGTAACCGCACGGAGGAGAACCCGCTGGGCATCGCGCTGTTCGTCAGTGGCGTGATCGTGCTCGCCGCCGGCGGGCCGGGCGAACTCTACCGCGACAGTGTTTATCCCAACGGTTGCTTCGGCTCTCTCGGATTGGCGCTCGAGGCAGGCGTCGACCTCGTCAACCTGACCGAAAGCCAGTTTGGGATCGGCACCCGCCGGGAAGGGTTCCCATGGAATCTGTCGGGCACCTACGTCCAGGCGATCCCGCATATCTATTCGCTCGATAGCGAAGGCGCCGAGCACCACTTCCTGGCAGAATATTACCGCAGCACGCAGGAGTTGGCGTCGAATGTCTTCCGCAAAGGCTATCAGTGGCCCTTTCACGCGACGCGCATGCTCGATTTCGGCTCAAGCCTGGTCGACCTTGCCATCTCTCGCGAAACGGCAGCAGGGCGGCGCGTCTTTATGGATTTCAATCGCAATCCCCTATCCGTGCCGGGCGATCTGCCGTTCAGCCTGGAAAGACTGGATGAAGACGTCCGCGCATATCTCGGCAAGGCCGGCGCCGATCAGGACATGCCGATCGATCGTTTGAAGCATATGAACCCGCTCGCGATCGAGCTCTACCGCCGCTACAAGATCGACATCGCCGAAGAGCCGTTGGAATTTGCCGTCAACAACCAGCACATGAACGGCGGCATCATGGTCGATACCTGGGGCCGCAGCAATCTCGGCGGGTGTTACGCGGTCGGAGAAGCAGCGGGCACACACGGCGTGACGAGACCGGGTGGAGCAGCACTCAACGCCGGGCAAGTCTTCGGTACGCGCGCAGCCGAGCACATCAGCGCGAGCGGCAGGGCAAAGCGGTCGGCAGTAGAGGACAGAGCCGATATCGCGGAGGCGGGCATCGCCGATCTCCTTGCCGCACTTCGAACCGAGAGCCAGCTCACCGTCAAATCGATCCGTTCGCAAGTGCAGGCGCGAATGAGCGAGAAGGCTGGCATCATCTGCGATCAGGACAGCGTAGGCCGAGCCTTGATCGAAGCGCGGAAACTGAACGCCGAAATTCGCGAAAACGGCGTCGCCTATGGTCGTGCAGCGGAGGCGGTTCGAGGCGTGCAATGGCGGCATATGGCGCTCGCCTCGGAAGCCGTGCTCAACGCGCTTGATTTCTTCATTCGCCATGGAGGGGGCAGCCGTGGGGCGCGCGCGATATGCGATACGGAGGGCGAATCCCTTCCTCTTGCGAACGCAGGCCCGTTACAGGATTATCGCTTTCGGAAGGAACGGGAAGCGCATCAGCAAGAGCAGATCGTCGTTCGGCTCGATCGAGATGAGATCAGGCTTTCAACGCGTGCAAACCGCATTTTGGATGAAAACGCCAGGTCCTTCTTCGAGCGAGACTGGCCGGCCTGGTTGACAGGGCGCATCTACGATCTGGGCGCAGACGAATGA
- the xth gene encoding exodeoxyribonuclease III has product MKIATYNVNGINGRLDILLRWLKEDVPDVVCLQELKTDDAGFPRKEIERAGYGAIWHGQRSWNGAAILAKDKTPILTRRGLPGDPDDTHSRYIEAAVDGILIGCLYLPNGNPFPGAKFEYKLRWFRRLQDYAAELLELGVPSILAGDFNVVPTEIDVYKPERWLDDALFRPEVRKAYARLVAQGWTDAVRHLHPEERIYTFWKYWRNSFERDAGLRIDHFLLSPAVAPWLRSATVRTKPRSWEHTSDHAPVMIELDVSEAGADL; this is encoded by the coding sequence GTGAAAATCGCAACCTACAATGTCAACGGGATCAATGGGCGGCTGGACATCCTGCTGCGCTGGCTCAAGGAGGATGTCCCTGATGTAGTCTGCCTCCAGGAACTGAAGACAGACGATGCCGGCTTTCCGCGAAAGGAGATCGAACGGGCCGGCTACGGCGCCATCTGGCACGGACAGAGATCCTGGAACGGGGCGGCCATCCTGGCGAAAGACAAGACACCGATCCTGACGCGTCGCGGTCTTCCCGGCGATCCTGACGATACTCACAGCCGGTATATCGAAGCTGCCGTCGACGGCATCCTGATCGGATGCCTGTATCTTCCCAACGGCAATCCGTTCCCGGGAGCAAAGTTCGAGTACAAGCTGCGCTGGTTCCGTCGCCTGCAGGACTACGCCGCCGAACTCCTGGAGCTGGGGGTGCCTTCGATCCTGGCCGGCGACTTCAACGTCGTGCCGACGGAGATCGACGTCTACAAGCCTGAACGCTGGTTGGACGACGCCCTCTTCAGGCCGGAAGTGCGCAAGGCCTATGCCCGTCTCGTCGCTCAGGGCTGGACCGATGCCGTCAGGCATTTGCATCCAGAGGAGCGGATCTACACCTTCTGGAAATACTGGCGGAACAGCTTCGAACGTGACGCAGGGCTTCGGATCGACCATTTCCTGCTCAGTCCGGCAGTCGCACCGTGGCTTCGATCGGCAACCGTCAGGACAAAGCCGCGCAGCTGGGAGCATACGAGCGACCACGCGCCGGTCATGATCGAACTCGATGTTTCCGAAGCTGGAGCCGACCTATGA
- a CDS encoding ABC transporter ATP-binding protein, which produces MAFLEISGLKKRFGAVDILKGIDLELEKGGFLVLVGPSGCGKSTLLNTIAGLETITSGDIKIDGRDISGLHPSKRDIAMVFQSYALYPNMTVAGNIAFGMEIRGVPKEERVKAIAQVSDMLQIGHLLDRKPSQLSGGQRQRVAMGRALVRNPQVFLFDEPLSNLDAKLRVDMRTEIKRLHQRMGTTFVYVTHDQIEAMTLATKIAVLKDGVLQQFGTPAEIYNSPSNIFVADFMGSPAMNLLNATVENGAGGLEVSLERPHATPLRLPVISGNDGLTAYTGRQVIFGIRPEALTDPDGADRKARSLTEGDCLIEVVEPAGSDTFAVTKLGGKSVVARLRADTGIAPGQNTRLAFNLDKAVFFDPETQARIV; this is translated from the coding sequence ATGGCCTTCCTCGAAATCTCCGGTCTCAAAAAGCGCTTCGGCGCCGTCGACATTCTCAAGGGGATCGACCTCGAACTCGAAAAGGGCGGCTTTCTCGTGCTGGTCGGCCCGTCCGGCTGCGGCAAGTCGACGCTGCTCAACACCATTGCCGGGCTGGAGACGATCACCTCCGGCGATATCAAGATCGACGGGCGCGACATCAGCGGTCTGCATCCCTCCAAGCGCGACATCGCCATGGTGTTCCAGTCCTATGCGCTCTATCCGAACATGACGGTGGCGGGCAACATCGCCTTCGGCATGGAGATCCGCGGCGTTCCCAAGGAGGAGCGTGTCAAGGCGATTGCCCAAGTCTCCGACATGCTGCAGATCGGCCATCTGCTTGACCGCAAGCCGAGCCAGCTCTCCGGCGGCCAGCGCCAGCGTGTCGCCATGGGGAGGGCGCTGGTGCGCAATCCGCAGGTCTTCCTGTTCGACGAGCCGCTCTCCAATCTCGACGCCAAGCTGCGCGTCGACATGCGCACCGAGATCAAGCGGCTGCATCAGCGCATGGGCACCACCTTTGTCTATGTCACCCATGACCAGATCGAGGCGATGACGCTGGCGACCAAGATCGCCGTGCTGAAGGATGGCGTGTTGCAGCAGTTCGGCACGCCGGCCGAGATCTATAACAGCCCTTCCAATATCTTCGTCGCCGACTTCATGGGATCGCCGGCGATGAACCTGCTCAACGCCACCGTCGAAAACGGCGCCGGCGGGCTCGAAGTCTCGCTGGAGCGGCCCCATGCCACACCGCTGAGGCTCCCGGTCATCTCAGGCAACGACGGCCTGACCGCCTATACCGGCAGACAGGTGATCTTCGGCATCCGGCCTGAGGCCTTGACCGATCCCGATGGCGCCGACCGCAAGGCGCGCTCGCTGACCGAAGGCGATTGCCTGATCGAGGTGGTCGAACCCGCCGGCTCCGACACCTTCGCCGTCACCAAGCTCGGCGGCAAATCTGTCGTCGCCCGCCTGCGCGCTGATACCGGCATCGCTCCAGGACAAAACACCCGCCTCGCATTCAATCTCGACAAGGCCGTCTTCTTCGATCCCGAAACACAGGCGCGGATCGTGTGA